Proteins encoded by one window of Cupriavidus sp. EM10:
- a CDS encoding indolepyruvate ferredoxin oxidoreductase family protein — protein sequence MTPPVSDAIRRALENVSLEDKYTLERGRIYISGTQALVRLPMLQQERDRAAGLNTAGFISGYRGSPLGALDQSLWKAKKHLAAHNVVFQAGLNEDLAATSVWGSQQVNMYPDAKFDGVFGMWYGKGPGVDRTGDVFKHANSAGSSKYGGVLVLAGDDHSAKSSTLAHQSEHIFKACGLPVLYPSNVQEYLDYGLHAWAMSRYSGLWVSMKCVTDVVESSASVELDPHRVQIVLPDDFILPPGGLNIRWPDPPLEQEARLLDFKWYAGLAYVRANKIDRIEIDSPHARFGIMTAGKAYLDTRQALADLGLDDATCAQLGIRLYKVGCVWPLEAHGARAFAEGLQEILVVEEKRQIMEYALKEELYNWRDDVRPKVYGKFDERDNAGGEWSIPQNNWLLPAHYELSPAIIAKAIATRLEKFDLPADIRARIESRLAIIHAKERALATPRVAAERKPWFCSGCPHNTSTNVPEGSRALAGIGCHYMTVWMDRSTSTFSQMGGEGVAWIGQAPFAGDQHVFANLGDGTYFHSGLLAIRASIAAGVNITYKILYNDAVAMTGGQPVDGQLSVQDIAFQVSAEGAKKIVIVTDQPEKYNGGIKLPEGLTVHPREQLDTIQRELREVPGCTILIYDQTCATEKRRRRKRGTFPDPAKRAFINDAVCEGCGDCSVKSNCLSVEPLETELGTKRQINQSSCNKDFSCVNGFCPSFVTAEGAQVRKPKANGISMSGLPDLPLPALPDMRRAYGILVTGVGGTGVVTIGGLLGMAAHLESKGVTVLDMAGLAQKGGAVLSHVQIAARPDDLHATRIAMGEADLVIGCDAIVSATDEVISKTQSGRTRAVVNTAQTPTAAFIKDPKWQFPGLSAEQDIRNAVGEQCDFINASALAVALLGDTIYTNPLVLGYAWQKGWIPLSLEALERAIELNGVSVDKNKAAFDWGRHMAHDPDHVLSLTGKLKTQTEGADVVKLPTSSGALLEKLIANRVDLLTKYQDAAYAAQFREAVNRVRAAESALVGAGKPLPLTEAAARNLAKLMAYKDEYEVARLYTDPIFLDKLRAQFEGEPGRDYQLNFWLAPPTMAKRDDKGNLVKRRFGPSTMTLFRILAKLKGLRGGALDIFGKTEERRTERALIGEYRSLLDELSKGLTAANHGTAVELANVPDDIRGFGHVKENNLKAARGKWDRLLKLFRDPQAGQQAA from the coding sequence CTGACCCCACCGGTCAGCGACGCCATCCGCCGCGCGCTCGAAAACGTTTCCCTGGAAGACAAGTACACGCTGGAGCGTGGCCGCATCTACATCAGCGGCACGCAGGCACTGGTACGCCTGCCGATGCTGCAGCAGGAACGCGACCGTGCCGCCGGCCTGAACACCGCCGGATTCATTTCCGGCTATCGCGGGTCGCCGCTCGGCGCGCTCGACCAATCGCTCTGGAAGGCCAAGAAGCACCTGGCGGCGCACAACGTCGTGTTCCAGGCCGGGTTGAACGAGGACCTGGCCGCCACGTCGGTCTGGGGCTCGCAGCAGGTCAACATGTATCCGGACGCCAAGTTCGATGGCGTATTCGGCATGTGGTACGGCAAGGGCCCCGGCGTCGACCGCACCGGCGACGTCTTCAAGCATGCCAATTCCGCGGGCTCCAGCAAGTACGGTGGCGTACTGGTGCTGGCCGGCGACGATCACTCGGCCAAGTCGTCCACGCTGGCGCACCAGTCCGAGCACATCTTCAAGGCCTGCGGGCTGCCCGTGCTGTACCCGTCCAACGTCCAGGAATACCTCGACTACGGCCTGCACGCCTGGGCCATGAGCCGCTACTCGGGCCTGTGGGTATCCATGAAGTGCGTGACCGATGTGGTGGAGTCGTCCGCCTCGGTCGAACTCGACCCGCACCGCGTGCAGATCGTGCTGCCCGACGATTTCATCCTGCCGCCGGGCGGGCTCAATATCCGCTGGCCCGATCCGCCGCTGGAGCAGGAAGCCCGGCTGCTGGACTTCAAGTGGTACGCCGGCCTGGCCTACGTGCGCGCCAACAAGATCGACCGCATCGAGATCGATTCGCCGCACGCCCGCTTCGGCATCATGACCGCCGGCAAGGCCTACCTGGACACGCGCCAGGCGCTGGCCGACCTGGGCCTGGACGACGCCACCTGCGCGCAACTGGGCATCCGCCTGTACAAGGTGGGCTGCGTATGGCCGCTGGAGGCCCACGGCGCGCGTGCCTTTGCCGAGGGGCTGCAGGAAATCCTGGTGGTCGAGGAAAAGCGCCAGATCATGGAGTACGCGCTCAAGGAAGAGCTGTACAACTGGCGCGACGACGTGCGCCCCAAGGTCTACGGCAAGTTCGACGAGCGCGACAACGCGGGCGGCGAATGGTCGATCCCGCAGAACAACTGGCTGCTGCCGGCGCACTACGAACTATCGCCGGCGATCATCGCCAAGGCCATCGCCACGCGCCTGGAAAAGTTCGACCTGCCCGCCGATATCCGCGCGCGCATCGAATCGCGCCTGGCCATCATCCATGCCAAGGAACGCGCGCTGGCCACGCCGCGCGTGGCCGCCGAGCGCAAGCCCTGGTTCTGCTCGGGCTGCCCGCACAATACGTCGACCAACGTGCCCGAGGGCTCGCGTGCGCTGGCCGGCATCGGCTGCCACTACATGACGGTGTGGATGGACCGCAGCACCAGCACGTTCAGCCAGATGGGCGGCGAAGGCGTGGCCTGGATCGGCCAGGCGCCGTTTGCCGGCGACCAGCATGTGTTCGCCAACCTGGGCGACGGCACCTACTTCCATTCGGGCCTGCTGGCGATCCGCGCATCGATCGCGGCCGGCGTGAACATCACCTACAAGATCCTCTACAACGACGCCGTGGCCATGACCGGCGGCCAGCCCGTGGACGGGCAGCTGTCGGTGCAGGACATCGCGTTCCAGGTTTCCGCCGAGGGCGCGAAGAAGATCGTCATCGTCACGGACCAGCCCGAGAAGTACAACGGCGGGATCAAGCTGCCCGAAGGGCTGACCGTGCATCCGCGCGAACAGCTGGACACGATCCAGCGCGAGTTGCGCGAGGTGCCGGGCTGCACGATCCTGATCTACGACCAGACCTGCGCCACCGAGAAGCGTCGCCGCCGCAAGCGCGGCACCTTCCCCGATCCGGCAAAGCGCGCGTTCATCAACGACGCCGTCTGCGAAGGCTGCGGCGACTGCTCGGTCAAGTCGAACTGCCTGTCGGTGGAACCGCTCGAAACCGAACTGGGCACCAAGCGCCAGATCAACCAGTCGTCGTGCAACAAGGATTTCTCGTGCGTGAACGGCTTCTGTCCGAGCTTTGTCACGGCCGAAGGCGCGCAGGTGCGCAAGCCCAAGGCCAATGGCATCTCGATGAGCGGCCTGCCTGACCTGCCGCTGCCTGCGCTGCCCGACATGCGCCGCGCGTACGGCATCCTGGTGACCGGCGTGGGCGGCACGGGCGTGGTGACGATCGGCGGCCTGCTGGGCATGGCGGCACACCTGGAAAGCAAGGGCGTGACCGTGCTCGACATGGCCGGCCTGGCGCAGAAGGGTGGCGCGGTGCTGTCGCACGTGCAGATCGCCGCCAGGCCCGATGACCTGCACGCGACGCGCATCGCCATGGGCGAGGCCGACCTGGTGATCGGCTGCGACGCCATCGTGTCGGCCACCGACGAAGTCATCTCGAAGACCCAGTCGGGCCGCACACGTGCCGTGGTGAACACCGCGCAAACCCCGACCGCCGCGTTCATCAAGGACCCGAAGTGGCAGTTCCCGGGCCTGTCGGCAGAGCAGGACATCCGCAACGCCGTGGGCGAGCAGTGCGACTTCATCAACGCCAGCGCGCTGGCCGTGGCGCTGCTGGGCGACACGATCTACACCAACCCGCTGGTGCTGGGCTATGCGTGGCAGAAGGGCTGGATCCCGCTGTCGCTCGAAGCGCTGGAGCGCGCCATCGAGCTTAACGGCGTATCGGTCGACAAGAACAAGGCCGCGTTCGACTGGGGCCGCCACATGGCGCACGACCCGGATCACGTGCTGTCGCTGACCGGCAAGCTCAAGACGCAGACCGAGGGCGCCGACGTGGTGAAGCTGCCGACGTCGAGCGGCGCGCTGCTGGAAAAGCTGATCGCCAACCGCGTGGACCTGCTGACGAAGTACCAGGACGCCGCCTACGCCGCGCAGTTCCGCGAAGCCGTGAACCGCGTGCGGGCTGCTGAAAGCGCGCTGGTGGGCGCCGGCAAGCCGCTGCCGCTGACCGAAGCGGCCGCGCGCAACCTGGCCAAGCTGATGGCGTACAAGGACGAGTACGAAGTGGCGCGCCTGTACACGGACCCGATCTTCCTCGACAAGCTGCGCGCGCAGTTCGAGGGCGAGCCGGGCCGCGACTACCAGCTGAATTTCTGGCTGGCGCCGCCGACCATGGCCAAGCGCGACGACAAGGGCAACCTGGTCAAGCGGCGCTTCGGTCCGTCGACGATGACGCTGTTCCGCATCCTGGCCAAGCTCAAGGGCCTGCGCGGCGGCGCGCTCGACATCTTCGGCAAGACCGAGGAACGCCGCACCGAACGCGCGCTGATCGGCGAGTACCGGTCGCTGCTGGACGAACTGTCGAAGGGCCTGACGGCCGCCAACCACGGCACCGCCGTGGAGCTGGCCAACGTGCCCGACGACATCCGCGGCTTCGGCCACGTCAAGGAAAACAACCTCAAGGCCGCCCGCGGCA